A window of the Hordeum vulgare subsp. vulgare chromosome 5H, MorexV3_pseudomolecules_assembly, whole genome shotgun sequence genome harbors these coding sequences:
- the LOC123396022 gene encoding protein C2-DOMAIN ABA-RELATED 11 has protein sequence MEDGAEGRGARLGVLKVMVAQGTNLAIRDFTSSDPYVVVRLADKSAKTKVINSCLNPVWNEEMVFSVKEPLGIIKFEVFDRDRFKYDDKMGHAFLDLQPMAAATKLQRALKLTKGETRLRKVPPTADNCLLSDSFVTYADGEIVLDSRLRLRDVESGELFITVKWIEADAK, from the exons ATGGAAGACGGGGCCGAGGGGAGGGGGGCGAGGCTCGGCGTGCTCAAGGTGATGGTGGCGCAGGGGACCAACCTCGCCATCAGGGACTTCACCTCCAGCGACCCCTACGTCGTCGTCCGCCTCGCAGACAAG AGCGCAAAGACAAAAGTCATCAACAGTTGCCTCAATCCAGTTTGGAACGAGGAGATGGTCTTCTCCGTCAAGGAACCTTTAGGGATCATCAAATTT GAGGTGTTCGACCGGGACCGGTTCAAGTACGACGACAAGATGGGCCACGCCTTCCTCGACCTGCAGCCGATGGCCGCGGCGACCAAGCTGCAGCGCGCGCTCAAGCTCACCAAGGGGGAGACCAGGCTCCGGAAGGTGCCCCCGACCGCCGACAACTGCCTGCTCTCCGACAGCTTCGTCACGTACGCCGACGGCGAGATCGTGCTCGACTCCCGGCTGCGGCTGCGCGACGTCGAGTCCGGGGAGCTCTTCATCACcgtcaagtggatcgaagccgacGCCAAGTGA